In the genome of Pseudomonas sp. HS6, one region contains:
- the mutL gene encoding DNA mismatch repair endonuclease MutL has protein sequence MLNAARIELLSPRLANQIAAGEVVERPASVIKELLENSLDSGAKRIDVDVEQGGVKLLRVRDDGSGISADDLPLALARHATSKIRNLEDLEQVMSLGFRGEALASISSVARLTLTSRTRDADQAWQVETEGRDMAPRVQPAAHPVGTSVEVRDLFFNTPARRKFLKTEKTEFDHLQEVIKRLALARFDVAFHLRHNGKTILSLHEAHDDAARARRVAAICGSGFLEQALPIEIERNGLHLWGWVGLPTFNRSQADLQYFFVNGRAVRDKLVAHAVRQAYRDVLFNGRHPTFALFFEVDPAAVDVNVHPTKHEVRFRDGRMVHDFLYGTLHRALGDVRPEDQLAGSVTTAIVRPTGLEAGEFGPQGEMRLAANALLEPPQAQPTFNTSPGASTGGTYQYQYTPRPQSAVPPAAEAQAAYREFFAPLPEANANALPAGQEDIPPLGYALAQLKGIYILSENAQGLVLVDMHAAHERIMYERLKIAMASEGLSGQPLLVPESLAVSQREADCAEEHAAWFQRLGFELQRLGPETLAIRQIPALLKQAEANRLVGDVLSDLMEYGTSDRIQAHLNELLGTMACHGAIRANRRLALPEMNGLLRDMENTERSGQCNHGRPTWTQLGLDDLDKLFLRGR, from the coding sequence GTGTTGAACGCTGCCCGCATCGAACTGCTCAGCCCACGGCTGGCGAACCAGATCGCCGCCGGCGAGGTGGTTGAGCGCCCGGCCTCGGTGATCAAGGAATTGCTGGAAAACAGCCTCGACTCCGGCGCCAAACGCATCGACGTCGATGTCGAGCAGGGCGGCGTCAAGCTGCTGCGGGTGCGCGACGACGGCAGCGGCATTTCCGCCGATGACCTGCCGCTGGCGCTGGCCCGTCACGCCACCAGCAAGATCCGCAACCTTGAAGACCTCGAGCAGGTGATGAGCCTGGGCTTCCGGGGCGAGGCACTGGCGTCGATCAGCTCCGTGGCGCGCCTGACCCTGACGTCGCGTACCCGCGATGCCGATCAGGCCTGGCAGGTCGAGACCGAAGGTCGTGACATGGCGCCTCGCGTGCAGCCAGCGGCGCACCCGGTCGGCACCTCGGTGGAAGTCCGTGACCTGTTTTTCAACACCCCGGCGCGGCGCAAATTCCTCAAGACCGAAAAGACCGAATTCGATCACCTGCAAGAAGTGATCAAGCGCCTGGCGCTGGCGCGTTTCGACGTGGCGTTCCATCTGCGCCACAACGGCAAGACCATCCTCAGCCTGCACGAGGCTCACGATGACGCGGCTCGCGCCCGGCGTGTGGCGGCGATCTGCGGTTCGGGTTTCCTCGAGCAGGCGTTGCCGATCGAGATCGAGCGCAACGGCCTGCATCTGTGGGGTTGGGTCGGTCTGCCGACGTTCAACCGCAGTCAGGCGGACTTGCAGTATTTCTTCGTCAACGGCCGTGCGGTGCGCGACAAACTGGTGGCCCACGCGGTGCGTCAGGCTTATCGAGACGTGCTGTTCAACGGCCGGCATCCGACGTTCGCGCTGTTTTTCGAGGTCGATCCGGCAGCGGTCGACGTCAACGTGCACCCGACCAAACACGAAGTGCGCTTCCGTGACGGACGCATGGTGCATGACTTCCTCTATGGCACCTTGCATCGCGCTCTGGGCGATGTGCGGCCGGAAGACCAGTTGGCCGGTTCGGTCACCACCGCGATCGTGCGGCCAACCGGCCTCGAAGCGGGCGAATTCGGTCCGCAGGGCGAAATGCGTCTGGCCGCCAATGCGCTGCTGGAGCCGCCGCAGGCACAACCGACGTTCAATACCTCGCCGGGCGCGAGCACTGGCGGCACTTATCAGTATCAATACACGCCGCGTCCGCAATCAGCGGTGCCGCCGGCCGCCGAGGCTCAGGCCGCGTACCGCGAGTTTTTCGCGCCGCTGCCCGAGGCGAATGCCAACGCGCTGCCGGCCGGTCAGGAAGATATTCCACCGCTGGGTTACGCGCTGGCGCAGCTCAAGGGCATTTATATTCTGTCCGAGAACGCCCAAGGCCTGGTTTTGGTGGACATGCACGCCGCTCACGAGCGGATCATGTACGAACGCCTGAAGATCGCCATGGCCAGCGAAGGCCTGAGCGGCCAGCCGTTGTTGGTGCCGGAATCGCTGGCAGTCAGTCAGCGTGAGGCCGATTGCGCCGAAGAGCATGCGGCGTGGTTCCAGCGTCTCGGGTTCGAATTGCAGCGTCTGGGCCCGGAAACCCTGGCGATCCGGCAGATTCCGGCCCTGCTCAAACAGGCCGAAGCCAACCGTCTGGTGGGCGACGTATTGTCTGACCTGATGGAGTACGGCACCAGCGACCGGATCCAGGCACATTTGAATGAACTGCTCGGCACTATGGCCTGTCACGGCGCGATCCGCGCCAACCGCCGCCTGGCCTTGCCGGAAATGAACGGCCTGCTGCGCGACATGGAAAACACCGAGCGCAGCGGTCAATGCAACCATGGCCGACCGACCTGGACCCAATTGGGCCTGGACGATCTGGACAAACTGTTCCTGCGCGGTCGTTGA
- a CDS encoding N-acetylmuramoyl-L-alanine amidase — MMGLGMRFRALVAAAGLMLMAVTVNAVAETKVNSVRLWRAPDNTRLVFDLTGPVQHSVFTLTAPDRLVIDINGATLGAPLKVSTANTPITAMRSAQRTPTDLRVVIDLKKAVTPKSFSLAPNAQYGNRLVVDLFDNAADAAPPPTPAPTPTVATVPAVPVTPTEPAIKLPPAPAGKRDIIVVIDAGHGGEDPGASGSRGQREKDVVLQIARELQRQVNGMKGFRAELTRTGDYFIPLRGRTEIARKKGADLFVSIHADAAPSAAAFGASVFALSDRGATSETARWLADSENRSDLIGGAGNVSLDDKDRMLAGVLLDLSMTASLTSSLNVGQKVLTNIGRVTPLHKQRVEQAGFMVLKSPDIPSILVETGFISNANEANKLSASSHQQALARSISSGVRQFFQQNPPPGTYIAWLRDSGKIAQGPRDHRVSPGETLAMIAVRYQVSPATLRSANNLSSDELKIGQHLTIPGTELASKE; from the coding sequence ATGATGGGGTTAGGTATGCGCTTTCGCGCGTTGGTGGCTGCCGCTGGACTGATGTTGATGGCAGTAACCGTCAACGCTGTGGCCGAGACGAAGGTCAACAGCGTGCGCCTCTGGCGGGCGCCGGACAACACGCGTCTGGTGTTCGACCTGACCGGTCCGGTGCAACACAGCGTTTTCACCCTCACGGCACCGGATCGACTAGTGATCGACATCAATGGCGCTACCCTCGGCGCGCCTTTGAAAGTCTCCACCGCCAATACGCCGATCACTGCGATGCGCTCGGCCCAGCGTACGCCGACCGACCTGCGGGTGGTCATCGACCTGAAAAAAGCCGTCACCCCGAAAAGCTTCTCGCTGGCGCCGAACGCACAGTATGGCAACCGTCTGGTGGTCGATCTGTTCGATAACGCGGCCGATGCCGCGCCGCCGCCAACACCTGCGCCGACGCCGACGGTCGCGACCGTTCCGGCCGTGCCGGTTACCCCGACAGAACCTGCGATCAAACTGCCGCCGGCCCCGGCCGGCAAGCGCGACATCATTGTGGTGATCGATGCCGGCCACGGCGGCGAAGACCCGGGTGCGTCCGGTTCGCGCGGTCAGCGCGAGAAAGACGTGGTGCTGCAGATCGCCCGTGAGTTGCAGCGTCAGGTCAACGGCATGAAAGGCTTCCGCGCCGAACTGACCCGTACCGGCGACTACTTCATCCCGCTGCGTGGCCGTACCGAGATCGCTCGCAAAAAGGGCGCCGATCTGTTCGTCTCGATCCACGCCGACGCCGCGCCGTCTGCGGCGGCCTTCGGGGCTTCGGTGTTTGCATTGTCTGACCGTGGCGCCACCTCGGAAACCGCCCGTTGGCTGGCCGACAGCGAAAACCGTTCTGACTTGATCGGCGGTGCCGGCAACGTCAGCCTCGACGACAAGGACCGGATGCTCGCCGGCGTTCTGCTCGACTTGTCGATGACCGCCTCTCTGACCTCCAGCCTCAACGTCGGCCAGAAAGTCCTGACCAACATCGGCCGTGTCACGCCGTTGCACAAACAGCGTGTGGAGCAGGCCGGGTTCATGGTGCTGAAGTCGCCCGATATTCCGTCGATCCTGGTAGAAACCGGCTTCATCTCCAACGCCAACGAAGCGAACAAGCTCTCGGCCTCGAGCCACCAGCAGGCGCTGGCGCGTTCGATCAGCAGCGGCGTGCGTCAGTTCTTCCAGCAGAACCCGCCACCGGGCACTTACATTGCCTGGCTGCGTGATTCGGGCAAGATCGCCCAGGGGCCACGTGATCACCGCGTCAGCCCGGGCGAGACCCTGGCGATGATTGCCGTACGTTATCAGGTGTCGCCGGCCACGTTGCGCAGTGCCAACAACCTCAGCAGCGATGAGCTGAAGATTGGTCAGCACCTGACCATTCCCGGCACCGAACTGGCGTCCAAAGAATGA
- the tsaE gene encoding tRNA (adenosine(37)-N6)-threonylcarbamoyltransferase complex ATPase subunit type 1 TsaE has translation MSEVTLYLADEQAMSDFGARIARVTGGHGLIFLEGNLGMGKTTLSRGIIRGLGHVGAVKSPTFTLVEPYEIGDIRAFHFDLYRLVDPEELEFLGIRDYFEDDALCLIEWPDKGAGFLPKPDLTITISPQDSGRSLTILSQGSRGEAWCAALALETN, from the coding sequence GTGTCTGAAGTAACCCTGTACCTGGCCGATGAACAGGCGATGAGCGACTTTGGCGCACGGATCGCCCGCGTGACCGGGGGGCATGGCCTGATCTTTCTCGAAGGTAACCTCGGGATGGGTAAAACTACGCTGTCGCGGGGGATCATTCGCGGGCTGGGGCACGTTGGCGCAGTGAAAAGTCCGACCTTCACGCTGGTCGAGCCCTACGAGATCGGTGACATCCGCGCCTTCCACTTTGATCTGTATCGCCTGGTCGATCCGGAAGAACTGGAGTTTCTGGGCATTCGCGACTATTTCGAAGACGACGCCCTGTGCCTGATCGAGTGGCCCGATAAAGGTGCAGGCTTTTTGCCAAAGCCTGACCTGACCATTACCATTAGCCCGCAAGACAGCGGGCGTTCGCTGACTATTTTGTCCCAGGGCTCGCGTGGCGAGGCCTGGTGTGCCGCTTTGGCATTGGAAACCAATTAA
- a CDS encoding NAD(P)H-hydrate dehydratase, whose product MPHTKDQLPDALYRAAQVRALDARLIAAGTPGFELMQRAAHATWRELVRQWPSANELTVLAGHGNNAGDGYLIAAMAHRAGWAVQVLAVVDPQRLLGDAALAHAEAVAEGVAIAAWTASSELHGILVDALLGTGLSGEVREPYASAIAAINASSLPVVAVDVPSGLCADTGHVLGRAVCADLTVTFIGLKLGLLTGDAADHVGELLFNDLQAPAETYSDIAVAACRLNVGNLPRLPARALAAHKGRFGHVLLIGGDHGFGGAILLSTESALRSGAGMVSLATRPEHVPAALSRVPEAMALGTSSANQLMGLLGKVSVLVVGPGLGQASWGRALLSAAANAPLPQVWDADALNLLASGFVTLPKNCVITPHPGEAARLLKISTAEVQADRPAAALALSKKYTAVVVLKGAGSLIAHPDGRLALCHQGHPAMATAGLGDVLAGLVGALLAQGMNAFDAACLAVWLHANAGAQQGKFGRGLAASDLIPAIRQLLEEHAPCLK is encoded by the coding sequence ATGCCGCACACTAAAGATCAATTACCCGACGCGCTGTACCGCGCCGCGCAGGTGCGGGCGCTTGACGCACGGCTGATTGCTGCCGGCACGCCGGGCTTCGAATTGATGCAGCGAGCCGCCCATGCGACATGGCGCGAACTGGTGCGCCAATGGCCTTCTGCGAATGAATTGACGGTGTTGGCCGGGCACGGCAACAACGCCGGCGATGGTTATCTGATCGCTGCAATGGCCCACCGTGCGGGTTGGGCGGTGCAGGTGCTGGCCGTCGTCGACCCGCAACGCTTGCTGGGCGATGCGGCTTTGGCACATGCCGAAGCGGTGGCCGAAGGCGTTGCGATTGCTGCGTGGACTGCTTCCAGTGAGTTGCACGGAATTCTTGTCGACGCGCTGCTTGGCACCGGTTTGAGCGGTGAAGTGCGTGAGCCGTATGCATCTGCCATCGCAGCCATCAATGCCAGCAGTCTGCCGGTGGTGGCGGTCGATGTCCCTTCCGGTTTGTGTGCCGATACCGGCCATGTGCTGGGCAGGGCGGTGTGCGCTGACCTGACCGTGACCTTCATCGGGCTGAAGCTCGGCCTGTTGACCGGGGACGCGGCGGATCACGTCGGTGAACTGCTGTTTAACGATCTGCAAGCGCCTGCCGAAACCTACAGTGACATTGCTGTCGCCGCCTGCCGGCTCAACGTCGGTAATCTGCCGCGACTGCCTGCCCGGGCATTGGCTGCGCACAAAGGGCGTTTCGGCCATGTCCTGCTGATCGGTGGCGATCACGGCTTTGGCGGGGCGATTCTGCTCAGCACTGAAAGCGCGTTGCGCAGCGGAGCCGGGATGGTTTCGCTGGCGACTCGGCCAGAACATGTCCCGGCGGCATTGAGCCGGGTTCCGGAAGCCATGGCGTTGGGCACTTCGTCGGCCAATCAACTGATGGGGCTGCTGGGAAAGGTGTCCGTATTGGTGGTCGGCCCGGGGCTTGGACAGGCGAGTTGGGGCAGGGCGCTGCTGTCGGCCGCCGCCAATGCGCCGCTGCCGCAAGTATGGGATGCCGATGCGTTGAATCTGTTGGCCTCCGGTTTCGTCACTCTGCCCAAGAATTGCGTGATCACACCGCATCCGGGGGAGGCGGCGCGTTTGCTGAAGATCAGCACCGCCGAGGTGCAGGCCGATCGTCCGGCGGCGGCGCTGGCGTTGAGCAAAAAATATACAGCGGTAGTGGTGCTCAAGGGCGCGGGCAGCCTGATCGCTCATCCCGACGGGCGTCTGGCGTTGTGTCACCAGGGCCATCCGGCCATGGCCACTGCGGGCCTCGGTGATGTGCTGGCCGGTCTGGTCGGTGCGTTGCTGGCTCAGGGCATGAATGCGTTCGACGCGGCTTGCCTGGCGGTCTGGCTGCACGCCAATGCCGGGGCGCAACAAGGTAAATTCGGCCGTGGGCTGGCGGCCAGTGATCTGATTCCAGCCATTCGTCAGTTGTTGGAGGAGCATGCACCGTGTCTGAAGTAA
- the queG gene encoding tRNA epoxyqueuosine(34) reductase QueG produces MSAITTDLPALAQSIKDWGRELGFQQVGISGLDLAEHEQHLQRWLEAGYHGEMDYMGAHGSKRSHPEELVPGTLRVVSLRMDYLPGDTQMAQLLAKPEKAYISRYALGRDYHKLIRKRVQQLADKIQSEIGPFGFRAFVDSAPVLEKAIAEQAGLGWIGKNTLVLNRKAGSYFFLSELFVDLPLPVDEPHSTEHCGRCTACLDICPTNAFVGPYVLDARRCISYLTIELKSAIPEDLRPLIGNRVFGCDDCQICCPWNRFARPSGESDFKPRHNLDNAELAELFLWDEEKFLSSTEGSPLRRAGYERWLRNLAVGLGNAPSTIPVLEALKARRDYPSELVREHVEWALSQHSARDA; encoded by the coding sequence ATGTCCGCCATCACCACAGATCTTCCCGCCCTCGCCCAATCCATCAAGGACTGGGGCCGCGAACTGGGCTTCCAGCAAGTCGGCATCAGCGGTCTGGACCTGGCCGAGCATGAGCAGCATCTGCAACGCTGGCTCGAGGCCGGCTACCACGGCGAAATGGATTACATGGGCGCCCACGGCAGCAAACGCTCGCACCCCGAAGAGCTGGTGCCGGGCACCTTGCGTGTGGTGTCCCTGCGCATGGACTACCTGCCGGGCGACACGCAAATGGCGCAATTGCTGGCCAAGCCGGAAAAGGCCTACATCTCGCGTTATGCCTTGGGCCGCGATTATCACAAATTGATCCGTAAACGCGTGCAACAACTGGCGGACAAGATTCAATCCGAGATCGGCCCGTTTGGTTTCCGAGCCTTCGTCGACAGCGCGCCGGTGCTGGAAAAAGCCATCGCCGAACAGGCAGGCCTGGGCTGGATCGGCAAAAATACTCTGGTCCTCAATCGCAAGGCCGGCAGTTATTTTTTTCTCAGCGAACTGTTCGTCGACCTGCCCCTGCCGGTGGACGAACCCCACAGCACCGAGCATTGCGGACGCTGCACCGCGTGCCTCGACATCTGCCCGACCAACGCCTTCGTCGGCCCATATGTGCTGGACGCGCGACGCTGCATTTCCTACCTGACCATCGAACTGAAGAGCGCCATCCCCGAAGACCTGCGACCGCTGATCGGCAATCGGGTGTTCGGCTGCGACGATTGCCAGATCTGCTGCCCGTGGAACCGCTTCGCCCGCCCGTCCGGCGAAAGCGATTTCAAGCCACGGCACAACCTCGACAACGCCGAACTGGCGGAGCTGTTTCTGTGGGATGAAGAGAAGTTTTTGAGCAGCACTGAAGGATCGCCATTGCGGCGTGCCGGGTATGAGCGCTGGTTAAGGAATCTGGCGGTGGGGCTGGGCAATGCGCCTTCAACGATTCCGGTGCTGGAAGCGTTGAAGGCGCGACGGGATTATCCGTCAGAGCTGGTCAGGGAGCATGTGGAGTGGGCGCTGAGCCAACATTCGGCACGCGACGCTTGA